In the Arachis hypogaea cultivar Tifrunner chromosome 20, arahy.Tifrunner.gnm2.J5K5, whole genome shotgun sequence genome, TAAGATCAagccattgcctaatcaaagcaactgccttccgattCAGCTTCTTCCATTCAGCATCGGATTTCGTATCTTTAGATTTATCCCCCTCCACAAGATCATACAAGTCCTTACTATACAACATATCTTCCATGAGGGTCtttcaaattgaataattttgggaATTCAATTTGACCATATTTGATCCATGAGTATTTTTCTCCATTTAATCAGCACAAAGATAAACAATCAAAGCTCtagataccactttgttgggaaaaactcaacaaaggttcaaacaagaacctgtctaacagcgaaagcatcaaaaataatttttctacaaCCTGTGCGATTAAATAGACAATGCTAAAGATACTCCAAGAagcaaatataatggcagaaattaaataaccAAACACCATAATTTTAACATTGGAAAacccccaaaagagggacaaaaaacccaTGGGATCTAGTCCAATAAAATCTTCCACCATCAGAATAATGGGTATACAAAcagtcttcctagtgacactagggcatctcaacaatcaacaaaatacatcatcaaaattgatggaatcaacataaactctccacaaagtgggtatctcaaatcaggcaaaagagaaggcaatatAACTAggaagttatatcctaatgttcatctctataccagaaataacatactaaaatttcataagaaatggagcaaATTTACCGGTTTAATCGGATAAAAAATGCTTGCCCTTTTCCCCCAAATTCTTCTCCTCTTCGGCGCTGAAGCAAgccctcctttctttctttttcaaatttaaaagaaagctTCTCTTTCTATCCCGTGGCTTAAACGccacttttattcttttttttttaaactgtaGGCCCCACTTAGTTGGGGACCCACCAACAGGACAAAAGTAAGGAGGAGCTTCGTCTAAACATTGCAGTCCTACCAAGGCTGAATGGGCGAATTTAGCAAGGGCGTCAATGGCGAAGTTTGATTCCTTGAAGACATGGTGGACTTCAAAGGTTTCTAGACCAGTGAGAAGGATTTTTATGGCTTGAATCAGGAAAGAAGATGAATGGCTCTGTGAGGAAGCACCATGGATATGCTAGATGGTGCAAGAGGAGTTAGTTTTAACCTTCAATCTCTGGATGCCGAACTTAGTAGCCAATTTCAAACCCACGTAGAGTCCCCACATTTCTGCTATAGCGATTGTAGTGGTTCCAATATTCATTAGGAACCCTGCCATAAATCTTCTATTTGCATGCGGATGAGGCCTCCACAAGTACCAGACGAGTTCGAAGAATTGAGTAACCCATCGGTGTTGAGTTTGAGCCAACCTTTCAGAAAATTATACCAACTAATTTGTTACTTTTTTAAAGAGGTAGGAGCTTTGTTTCTTGGTTCGGTCATGGTTAGAATACTATCATAGGTTGAGCTAAATTTCTGATGTAATAGGAGAATTCAGAATTTTGTAAACCTCTTTGATTAAAGATGAGTTCATTCATGTTCCTCGAAGCTGCGTTATAAATAGTAATGAAGGTAATGGGCTAAAAAGTCCCATTATGAGTATGATTTCTTACATTGAGGTTATTCTCCAATCAAGATTGGAGATCTTGATTGAAAATCTCTTTGTTGGTCATTATTGACACTATTTGTCCATACACTTTGAATGTACACATAATCTCAAAGAATGTAGAGCAGGATTGCGTCATGCACACGACATTTAAGGTAACTAGCATCATTGGTGCTCTCTCTTCTCATGGTATGTttcatatattttgaattttatttttacatatatGTGAGTTCTTTGTTTTGGATGACCTTATTGCTGAATTGCACTTACATTAAAATATACAATATTTGTAGAGTGAACTACCAACCCGCCCCTGACCATTTCGCACAATGACAAAGCAACCCCTGACGAATATTGTAATCAACTTCGGTCCCTGTCCCATACCTCCGTCACACAAGCCAGTCCTTGTGGGTGAATCTCCGGTAAGAATGAACGGAAAAAGCTGAGCTGTCACGGTGAGTGTGTGAGCTTGCTGTTGTGGACGATTGCTGCAGACGTGGACACCTGAAATGGTCAGGGGGTTAATTGTCTGCATCCATGTCAACATAAAACGTGGTCATTTTGAGGGGAAGTGACCTTTCACATTTATTTCACATTGTACCATTCCATAAAAACCCTTCATTCACCTTTCAAAATTACTAGAAAACCCTACGAGAGAACGTTTTTCACCTTCGTAACCATTGTTTACCTTGGGGAGTTGGAGTGTCGTGTTGTCGTTGTTACTGGGGTGGGCATTGATGAAGCTGACATCATTTTCGTTGACGGAGCTCTGACGGCGCTTGGAGGAGTTGACTCACGGTGCTAGTCACAGTCTAGGTAAGCCCTGTTCTCCATGGACCTCTTTGTCTCTTGTGCTTTATGTGGTCCTATTAACTGACTCTAACACACCACCATTGATCTTTACAACTCACTTGTGGTCCTgaataaacaaaacatgaaacCTGATTAAGTAATGTCCAACGTGATTACTCAGGGttgataatatattattttaagcaCACATTAGAGAAAGTTAGAAATAGATTCCATTAATTTTGACTGTGGTGAATTTATGAAAATTGAAATGCTTGTCTTCCGTTCGTTGTTTCAATGTGCCACTAAGATTGGTATGCATATTTATTTTTCGCAGATgtctaaatatttaattattccaGTGTTTCACCATGGGGAGATATTTTAGAATGATTCTGAAGGAGATATGTGCTATATGCATGGAAAAGTGAAGAGGTTTCCCTCGCTGGACCTGGATTATGTGAATTTTTTTGACTTGGTGACATTGTTTAAGGAGTTGGGTTACACAAGGTATAAGGAGATATTTTGGCTAGATATGAGAACACCCAACATGGAGGCTGGTCTTCATGCCATAAAGGAGGATATGGAGAACCAGATGAGGGAAAATAAGCTTATGAACAGGGACATTGATGAATTGCATATTTATTTTGAACACGAAGTGGATATGGCTGAAGTAATTGAGGATGGTGTGGCCCTTGGGACTGTTGTGGTgagttcatcatcatcatcctctgaTGATGGATATGAGACAACAGAGGATGAGCCCTACAAGCCTCCTCTTTCTAGGTATGAGACAGATGACAGCAGTAGTGATGAAGGGATAagagcaaaaaagaaaaagaggcggCCAAAGAAATCATTGTCGGGTAAGAGACAAGTGGATGAAGAGGCTACTGGTTATGAAACAGATGACAAGGATAGTGATGAGGAACTTAGGAACACAGATGGTGAAGGGAGAAAAGGAGGCTAAGCTAAGAAAAAGATTGGGGGTAATAAGGCTTCTTCATCTGGATTTGGTCCTAAAGTTTCACCAAAAACTGCTAAGAAGAAGACATCTAAAAAGTATTCAGGTGTGAGAAGAAGACATATACTAAGGGATGGGCTGTAGGATGGATCAATGGAAGGCCATAATTCTGGGCCTGGGCCGAATGTTGGGCGACCAAGAAGAGGGCAGAAACCAAGCCCTGTAGGTGGGACAGAGGGTGGTGACAAAAATAATGTGGGTGAAGGGCTTGATAAGTTTGTCTCGGTTCCAACCAATATTGAGATGGATAGTGACTATGAAAAGCCATATGAGTATGAGAGTGAGGCCTTCAATAGACCAATCTCTTCAGAGGACGAGGGTAAGACAACATATGATCCATTTGATGAAGATACTAAATATG is a window encoding:
- the LOC112784929 gene encoding uncharacterized protein isoform X2 → MCYMHGKVKRFPSLDLDYVNFFDLVTLFKELGYTRYKEIFWLDMRTPNMEAGLHAIKEDMENQMRENKLMNRDIDELHIYFEHEVDMAEVIEDGVALGTVVVSSSSSSSDDGYETTEDEPYKPPLSRYETDDSSSDEGIRAKKKKRRPKKSLSGKRQVDEEATGYETDDKDSDEELRNTDGEGRKGG